From a region of the Pseudoclavibacter endophyticus genome:
- a CDS encoding carotenoid oxygenase family protein, whose product MTDQATQTTRRESENHGPYRQPDFHPLPSFYGKKLPTVRLEAEVYDCELEGVVPPQLNGTYYRLGPDTLYPILGDDDNIINGDGYVMKFRIEDGHVDFASKYVQTSRYLEQRKARRRLYNEYRNPFTDEPDAPKIPDRDNTANTYAMWVNNRLFALREDSHPHELDPETLETLDVFDFDGKLKSTALSAHTKVDPVTGEWWCFGLFAERRFEGEVALVVADSDLNLVREELFEAPYPGLMHDFAVTREHVIFDIQPLTVDLDRAKAGGDFYAYDPELPSMWGIMPRSGTVADIRWFRAPNVVVGHIMNAFTDGDRVIVDAPVSPGNAFPFFTDVNGQPTDVDESFAKITRLTFDLSSDVDEPIVERIEDAVGEMPRIDDRFGMGAYRYGYYKSAEGISRIDWQTRELTTFPMTPPSLAHEPVFVPRSADAPEGDGFVLVVVSHLHTNRGELMILDANDLAAGPIARAKIPYSPPFTFHGSFAHNVDHAAR is encoded by the coding sequence ATGACCGACCAGGCGACGCAGACCACACGACGGGAATCCGAGAATCACGGCCCCTACCGCCAGCCCGACTTCCACCCGCTCCCAAGCTTCTACGGCAAGAAGCTGCCGACCGTACGGCTCGAGGCCGAGGTCTACGACTGCGAGCTCGAAGGGGTCGTACCGCCCCAGCTCAACGGCACGTATTACCGGCTCGGCCCCGACACGCTTTACCCGATCCTCGGCGACGACGACAACATCATCAACGGCGACGGCTACGTCATGAAATTCCGCATTGAGGATGGTCACGTCGACTTCGCGTCGAAGTACGTGCAGACGAGCAGGTACCTCGAGCAGCGCAAGGCGCGCAGGCGCTTGTACAACGAGTACCGCAATCCGTTCACCGACGAGCCGGACGCCCCGAAGATCCCTGATCGAGACAACACCGCGAACACGTATGCGATGTGGGTCAACAATCGGCTCTTCGCCCTTCGTGAAGACTCGCACCCGCACGAGCTCGACCCGGAAACGCTCGAAACGCTCGACGTGTTCGACTTCGACGGCAAGCTCAAAAGCACGGCGCTCTCGGCGCACACGAAGGTCGACCCCGTGACCGGCGAGTGGTGGTGCTTCGGACTCTTCGCCGAGCGTCGTTTCGAGGGCGAAGTGGCACTCGTCGTCGCCGACAGCGACCTGAACCTCGTTCGTGAGGAGCTCTTCGAGGCCCCCTACCCGGGCCTGATGCACGACTTCGCCGTCACGCGGGAGCATGTCATCTTCGATATCCAGCCGCTCACGGTCGATCTCGATCGGGCGAAGGCCGGCGGCGACTTCTACGCCTACGACCCCGAGCTGCCCTCGATGTGGGGCATCATGCCGCGGTCGGGCACCGTCGCGGACATCCGCTGGTTCCGCGCACCGAACGTCGTCGTCGGGCACATCATGAACGCCTTCACCGACGGCGATCGAGTCATCGTCGACGCGCCGGTCTCACCCGGCAACGCCTTCCCGTTCTTCACCGACGTGAACGGCCAGCCGACCGACGTCGACGAGAGCTTCGCCAAGATCACCCGTCTCACCTTCGATCTGTCGAGTGACGTCGACGAGCCGATCGTCGAGCGGATCGAGGACGCCGTGGGCGAGATGCCGCGCATCGACGATCGATTCGGGATGGGCGCCTATCGCTACGGCTACTACAAGAGCGCCGAGGGCATCTCGCGCATCGATTGGCAGACGCGCGAGCTGACGACCTTCCCGATGACGCCGCCGTCGCTCGCCCATGAGCCGGTTTTCGTGCCGCGCTCGGCGGACGCGCCCGAGGGCGACGGGTTCGTGCTCGTCGTCGTGAGCCACCTGCACACCAACCGCGGCGAACTCATGATCCTCGATGCCAACGATCTCGCAGCCGGCCCGATCGCCCGCGCCAAGATCCCGTACTCGCCCCCGTTCACCTTCCACGGGAGTTTCGCGCACAACGTGGACCACGCCGCACGGTGA
- a CDS encoding nuclear transport factor 2 family protein, whose amino-acid sequence MTQTWRLPADDRLEIMELYARYAWGIDLADEDLALSTFTESAWFDHLWQGRVQGHEAIRENLQSLWNDRQHWWYGRQHLMDHFIMEPHDVTGDVDVRCFFQILQFNTDYRTNFVFGIGTRRDHVTKREGRWKFESLTVNAWTGVDQVPWQGELHLTSRPNYTMPPASDVHKQ is encoded by the coding sequence ATGACGCAGACCTGGCGGCTACCCGCGGATGACCGACTCGAGATCATGGAGCTCTACGCCCGCTATGCCTGGGGCATCGACCTCGCCGACGAAGATCTCGCCCTCTCGACCTTCACGGAGTCGGCCTGGTTCGATCACCTGTGGCAGGGTCGCGTGCAGGGTCACGAGGCCATCCGAGAGAACCTGCAGTCGCTCTGGAACGACCGGCAGCACTGGTGGTACGGCCGCCAGCACCTGATGGATCACTTCATCATGGAGCCGCACGACGTCACCGGTGACGTCGACGTGCGGTGCTTCTTTCAGATCCTGCAGTTCAACACCGACTACCGCACGAACTTCGTGTTCGGCATCGGCACGCGACGCGACCACGTCACGAAACGCGAGGGGCGTTGGAAGTTCGAGTCGCTGACCGTCAACGCATGGACGGGGGTCGACCAGGTTCCGTGGCAGGGCGAGCTGCACCTGACCTCGCGTCCCAACTACACGATGCCGCCGGCAAGCGACGTTCACAAGCAGTAG